TAAAGAGCCGAGGCCGGTCCGCGCACAATTTCTATTCGCTCGATATTATCGGTCGAAATCAGCCGCAGATCAACATCACCCATATATTCCTCGTTAACCGGCCGGCCGTCTATAAGCACCAGCACCCGCTGAGCTCCGTAGTTGCCGGAAAGGCCGCGAGCGTCGAGCCGGGGCTTGGAACCGGGAAAATCGCCGCCCTGAACGTTCATACCGGCCTGGTTGGCCAGTAATTGGTCAACCGTCTGGGCATTGGATTCGCTGATTTCACGAGAACTGATAACCGTAACATCGCCGGAAATGTCTTCGACCTGATGCCCGGTCTTGGTTGCGGTAACAACCACTTCGTCTGTTGCCTGAGATAAATATGTCTGGCTGTTAACCGTTGTTACTATTCCTGTTAAAATAATCATTCCGCCAATAACCTGATAAAGTTTTCTCATATCACTCCATTCTGTTATTTATATTCTATATACTACCTAATACCTGTTAAAGTAAATCCTCCCGTAGCATCAGCTTAGGGAAATACCACCCCCTATATATATTAAACGTAAAATACGGCAAAAAGTTCATTTTATTTACTGATTTTTGTTAAAAATGTTGTTATTTGGCTGACAGGCCGATTTCCAATGCCTGGAGGGAGCCTGATTTGTCCGCCTTGACGAACTTGAAAACATTACCTTTTTTGACAATGCCCGTAGCCTGGACCAGCTTACCGACCAAGATAAGATTGGCAATAACGGTATTATTAAATTTATCCATAGCAATACCGGTGGCCGGTATGCCGATAACCGATGTTTTCGAAGACTTGGCCAGCTTGGGCCGATTGACCAGGGTGCTGTCGTATATAATATGGGTAGGCGTATTTTTGAACTCAGCCGGATGCTGTGCGATATAATCATACGCCTTCTGGTGCATCAGGAGCAGGATAGAAGGCGATTCGATGTAAGGATAGTTGATGCCTCTGGTCCGGGAAATAACCAACTCGGTTGAGGTAATACTGCCCCGGCTTTCCGGCCCGTAATGGGCTGTAGCGGCGACATAAGGATACTGCAGGCTGGCCGCCTGGCCCAGCAGGTTGGCCGCAAATACCACGCCCTGTCCGCCTATACCGCCTATCCAGATTTCTATTCGTTTCATATCAATTTAATACTAAAAATAATCTGCGTCTAAAACTCTCCCAGGCAGATTTTATCCTCTTGCGGCGTATCGCTAGTCATATCCCTGACTTTACCAATCATCAGGGACGCTGAATCACCACAGATATTCTGGTTGCGCCGGCCGAACTGGGTATAGCAGGGCGATATGACGTCCAGAAAAGAAAACCCTTTGTGATTCATCCCAATCTTAATATATTTAACCAGTTCTCGGACGTCTGATACGGTGGCCCGGGCGGTATAACCGGCCCCGGCGCCCTTGGCCAGCCGGCACAGGTCAAACGGTTTTTCCGGATTACCACGGGGCGTGGTAACAGTTTTAGCCATATGCGGCGTGGTCGGCCCGACCTGTCCGCCGGTCATACCGTATATGGAGTTATTAGCGCAGATTACGGTAATATCGATATCACGGCGGGCCGCGTGGATAAGATGATTACCTCCGATGGATGAGAGGTCTCCATCGCCGCTGATTACTATTACCTTTAGTTTGGGATTAACTGTTTTTATACCGGTGGCAAAGGCCAGCGCCCGGCCGTGCGTAGTGTGCATAGTA
Above is a window of Candidatus Brocadiia bacterium DNA encoding:
- a CDS encoding 2-oxoacid:acceptor oxidoreductase family protein — its product is MKRIEIWIGGIGGQGVVFAANLLGQAASLQYPYVAATAHYGPESRGSITSTELVISRTRGINYPYIESPSILLLMHQKAYDYIAQHPAEFKNTPTHIIYDSTLVNRPKLAKSSKTSVIGIPATGIAMDKFNNTVIANLILVGKLVQATGIVKKGNVFKFVKADKSGSLQALEIGLSAK
- a CDS encoding thiamine pyrophosphate-dependent enzyme, whose protein sequence is MQDKISGNLSKYIRAKTFPTPFCPGCGHGILMHAILRAIDELKLDIDRIVFVSGIGCAAWIPSPHFAADTMHTTHGRALAFATGIKTVNPKLKVIVISGDGDLSSIGGNHLIHAARRDIDITVICANNSIYGMTGGQVGPTTPHMAKTVTTPRGNPEKPFDLCRLAKGAGAGYTARATVSDVRELVKYIKIGMNHKGFSFLDVISPCYTQFGRRNQNICGDSASLMIGKVRDMTSDTPQEDKICLGEF